One Thalassospira sp. ER-Se-21-Dark genomic window carries:
- a CDS encoding DNA cytosine methyltransferase — protein sequence MNQKIGVVDLFSGPGGLGEGFSTFSTPDGNKPFKIELSVEKEPSAHATLTLRSFLRKFENGFPDEYYDFLNGDTEEPDWEKLYPDHWAEAQHEAILMELGHPETAAVVNKRLEEIKAQYGGNTVLIGGPPCQAYSLVGRSRNAGKADYHPHEDERHFLYQEYVNVLSNLQPALFVMENVKGMLSSAVKGDRIFQQVMLDLQSAGGDDSYRLLSLSDSNNQQTDWVMPSPSEFIVRAEDYGVPQARHRVIIVGVRKDILLSSNSLAETALTKVDVQATVCHVLGSLPKLRSGLSRKDTPESWYTSVAKAIVLLDSCANLPETLDQHQFRQALAELKRQYAEFPDLDRTNTSGTKLHEECIQDLRLWLEDPKLKRLPNHETRGHMASDLGRYMYAAIFGNLVGRSPKAIEFPQELAPNHKNWDTGKFADRFRVQIADRPATTVTSHISKDGHYFIHPDALQCRSLTVREAARLQTFPDNYFFKGNRTEQYVQVGNAVPPYLARLIAMKLYSYFVSKH from the coding sequence ATGAATCAGAAAATCGGCGTAGTGGACCTGTTCTCCGGCCCAGGAGGACTAGGAGAAGGTTTTTCCACCTTCAGCACACCAGATGGCAACAAGCCTTTCAAGATAGAGCTCTCGGTCGAGAAAGAGCCATCTGCACATGCCACACTGACTTTGCGAAGTTTTCTTCGCAAGTTCGAAAACGGTTTTCCCGACGAGTACTATGATTTTCTAAATGGCGATACCGAAGAGCCTGACTGGGAAAAACTCTATCCCGATCATTGGGCGGAAGCCCAGCACGAAGCCATTCTCATGGAATTGGGGCATCCGGAAACTGCTGCGGTTGTCAACAAACGCCTGGAAGAAATAAAAGCACAGTACGGGGGTAATACAGTTCTTATAGGCGGCCCACCCTGCCAAGCCTACTCGCTTGTAGGACGCTCCAGAAATGCGGGAAAAGCCGACTACCATCCCCATGAAGACGAACGCCACTTCTTGTATCAGGAGTACGTGAATGTCCTTTCAAACCTCCAGCCTGCACTATTCGTGATGGAGAACGTAAAGGGTATGCTCTCTTCTGCAGTTAAGGGCGACCGGATTTTTCAACAGGTCATGCTAGATTTGCAGTCGGCAGGCGGGGATGACAGTTACAGACTTCTTTCACTTTCAGATTCCAACAACCAACAAACCGATTGGGTAATGCCCTCTCCCTCAGAATTCATTGTCAGAGCGGAAGATTACGGTGTTCCCCAAGCACGCCATAGGGTGATTATTGTTGGGGTCCGCAAGGACATTCTGTTGTCATCAAACTCGTTAGCGGAAACAGCTTTGACCAAAGTCGATGTGCAGGCAACTGTATGTCATGTTCTGGGAAGCTTACCCAAACTGCGCAGCGGCCTAAGCCGGAAAGACACTCCCGAAAGCTGGTACACTTCCGTCGCTAAAGCGATTGTTTTGCTTGATAGCTGCGCAAACCTACCTGAGACACTCGATCAGCATCAATTCCGGCAGGCTTTAGCTGAACTGAAAAGGCAGTACGCCGAGTTCCCTGACTTGGACAGAACAAACACATCTGGCACCAAGTTACATGAAGAGTGCATTCAAGACCTTCGGCTCTGGCTTGAAGACCCCAAACTGAAAAGACTACCTAATCATGAAACACGTGGTCATATGGCATCGGACCTTGGTCGCTACATGTATGCAGCAATATTTGGGAATCTTGTCGGCAGGTCCCCCAAAGCAATCGAGTTCCCGCAGGAGCTTGCCCCAAACCATAAGAACTGGGATACAGGCAAGTTTGCGGACAGATTCCGCGTACAGATTGCTGACAGACCAGCAACTACAGTAACAAGCCATATTTCAAAGGACGGCCATTACTTTATTCACCCTGATGCATTGCAATGCCGTAGCCTTACAGTGCGAGAAGCGGCACGCCTACAGACATTTCCAGACAACTATTTCTTTAAGGGCAACCGGACAGAGCAATATGTTCAGGTTGGGAATGCGGTACCACCCTACTTGGCAAGACTGATAGCTATGAAACTCTACTCATATTTTGTCTCGAAACACTAA
- a CDS encoding very short patch repair endonuclease, which produces MDIVDSKTRSRMMSNIKGKNTKPEMVLRRALHQIGFRYVLHDKRLPGKPDMVFPKYRSVVFVHGCFWHQHQGCKNATMPSTRPDFWKNKLRGNVVRDRERIEELKYLGWRVLVVWECELSRNQFAYTVENCRDWLLAGRD; this is translated from the coding sequence ATGGATATCGTAGACTCAAAGACGCGTTCGAGAATGATGTCGAACATTAAGGGCAAAAACACCAAGCCTGAAATGGTTTTACGGCGTGCTCTGCATCAAATCGGCTTTCGGTATGTTCTCCATGACAAACGGTTGCCTGGCAAGCCGGACATGGTTTTTCCAAAGTACAGATCAGTTGTTTTCGTCCATGGCTGTTTTTGGCATCAGCATCAGGGGTGTAAGAATGCGACTATGCCGTCTACGCGTCCAGATTTCTGGAAAAACAAGCTCCGAGGCAATGTCGTTCGTGACCGAGAGCGGATTGAGGAACTCAAGTATTTAGGTTGGCGGGTGTTGGTTGTTTGGGAATGCGAGCTTTCAAGAAACCAATTTGCCTACACAGTTGAAAACTGTCGTGACTGGCTTCTGGCCGGTCGAGATTAA
- the katG gene encoding catalase/peroxidase HPI, with the protein MDGKHTAGKCPVMHGGMTETGKSVSDWWPKTLNLDILHQHDTKVNPYGEDFNYAEEFKKLDLEAVKTDIKNLMTDSQDWWPADWGHYGGLMIRMAWHSAGSYRLADGRGGGGKGNLRFAPLNSWPDNTNLDKARRLLWPIKKKYGNKLSWADLIILAGTMAYESMGLKVFGFAGGREDIWHPEKDTYWGAEREWLAPSDNRYDDVSKPDTMENPLAAVQMGLIYVNPEGVNGQPDPLKTAAQVRETFARMAMDDEETAALTVGGHTVGKTHGNGDASLLEAEPEAADVHEQGFGWMNHTKRGIGRDTVTSGIEGAWTTHPTKWDNGYCKLLLGYEWELKKSPAGANQWEPIGIKEEDMPVDVEDPSIRRMPIMTDADMAMKMDPTYRAIIEKFNNDFEYFSDCFARAWFKLTHRDMGPKACYLGPDVPKEDLIWQDPIPSVDYTLSDSEIADLKSKLLGLGVSATDLINTAWDSARTFRGSDRRGGANGARIRLAPQKDWEGNEPARLAKVLKALEDFQAGLAKKVSMADLIILAGTAAVEKAARDAGVNITVPFAPGRGDATDEMTDADSFDVLEPLADGFRNWSKKDYVVSPEEMLLDRAQLMGLTAHEMTCLIGGMRALGTNHGGTKHGVFTDRVGVLTNDFFVNLTDMGYSWKPAGDNLYNIVDRKSGDTKFTATRVDLVFGSNSILRAYAEVYAQDDNHEKFVKDFVAAWVKVMNADRFDLA; encoded by the coding sequence ATGGACGGAAAACATACCGCAGGGAAATGTCCGGTAATGCATGGCGGCATGACCGAGACCGGCAAATCGGTAAGCGACTGGTGGCCGAAAACGCTTAACCTCGACATCCTTCATCAGCATGACACCAAGGTGAACCCCTATGGGGAAGACTTCAACTATGCTGAAGAATTCAAAAAGCTCGACCTTGAAGCGGTCAAGACCGACATCAAAAATCTCATGACCGACAGCCAGGACTGGTGGCCGGCCGATTGGGGCCATTATGGCGGGCTGATGATCCGTATGGCATGGCACTCTGCCGGGTCGTACCGTCTGGCCGATGGCCGTGGTGGCGGCGGCAAGGGCAACCTGCGTTTTGCGCCGCTGAACTCCTGGCCTGATAACACCAACCTTGACAAGGCCCGCCGTCTTCTCTGGCCGATCAAAAAGAAATACGGCAACAAGCTTTCCTGGGCTGATCTGATCATTCTGGCCGGCACCATGGCTTATGAGTCGATGGGTCTTAAGGTCTTTGGCTTTGCCGGTGGCCGCGAAGATATCTGGCACCCGGAAAAGGACACCTATTGGGGTGCCGAACGCGAATGGCTGGCCCCATCTGACAATCGTTATGACGATGTCTCCAAGCCCGACACCATGGAAAACCCGCTGGCGGCTGTTCAGATGGGCCTGATCTATGTGAACCCGGAAGGGGTGAATGGTCAGCCCGACCCGCTCAAGACCGCCGCTCAGGTGCGTGAAACCTTTGCCCGCATGGCAATGGACGACGAAGAAACCGCTGCCCTTACGGTTGGGGGTCACACGGTTGGTAAAACGCACGGCAACGGCGATGCATCCCTGCTTGAAGCCGAACCCGAAGCCGCCGATGTCCATGAACAGGGCTTTGGCTGGATGAACCACACCAAGCGTGGCATTGGCCGCGATACTGTAACGTCCGGCATCGAAGGTGCCTGGACTACCCACCCGACCAAGTGGGATAACGGCTATTGCAAACTTTTGCTGGGCTATGAGTGGGAGCTCAAGAAAAGCCCGGCCGGTGCCAACCAGTGGGAACCGATCGGCATTAAAGAAGAAGACATGCCGGTTGACGTCGAAGATCCGTCAATCCGTCGCATGCCGATCATGACCGATGCCGACATGGCCATGAAGATGGACCCGACCTATCGCGCCATCATCGAGAAATTCAATAACGACTTTGAATATTTCTCCGATTGCTTTGCCCGCGCATGGTTCAAACTGACCCACCGTGATATGGGCCCGAAGGCCTGCTATCTCGGCCCGGATGTCCCGAAAGAAGACCTGATCTGGCAGGACCCGATCCCGTCGGTTGATTACACCCTCTCGGATTCCGAAATCGCCGATCTCAAATCCAAGCTGCTCGGCCTTGGCGTTTCCGCGACCGATCTGATCAACACCGCCTGGGATAGTGCGCGCACCTTCCGCGGTTCCGACCGCCGGGGTGGTGCCAATGGCGCGCGCATCCGTCTTGCTCCGCAGAAGGACTGGGAAGGCAACGAACCCGCACGCCTTGCCAAGGTCCTGAAGGCGCTTGAAGACTTCCAGGCAGGCCTTGCCAAGAAAGTCTCGATGGCTGATCTCATCATTCTGGCCGGTACGGCTGCGGTTGAAAAGGCCGCCCGTGATGCCGGTGTGAACATCACCGTCCCGTTCGCACCGGGCCGTGGTGACGCGACCGATGAAATGACCGATGCCGACAGCTTCGATGTGCTTGAGCCGCTTGCCGACGGTTTCCGCAACTGGTCGAAAAAGGACTATGTCGTCTCGCCAGAGGAAATGCTGCTCGACCGTGCACAGCTCATGGGCCTGACCGCGCATGAAATGACCTGCCTGATCGGTGGTATGCGGGCCCTTGGCACCAACCATGGCGGCACCAAACACGGTGTCTTCACGGATCGTGTTGGTGTTCTGACGAACGACTTCTTCGTCAATCTGACCGACATGGGCTACAGCTGGAAACCTGCGGGCGACAACCTCTATAACATCGTTGATCGCAAGTCCGGCGACACCAAATTCACCGCCACCCGTGTGGATCTGGTGTTTGGCTCCAACTCGATCCTGCGCGCCTATGCCGAAGTCTACGCCCAGGACGACAACCACGAGAAGTTCGTCAAGGACTTCGTCGCGGCTTGGGTGAAGGTCATGAACGCGGATCGCTTTGATCTGGCGTGA
- a CDS encoding cation diffusion facilitator family transporter produces MSHSSKGAIYMAAAANLLIAVAKFGGAAITGSAAMMSEGIHSLVDTGNQGLLLLGLKLSTREPDEHHPLGYGKETYFWSFLVAVMIFGLGAGVSIWEGVDKVIHPHALDVHVVATLGGFAVRTYHVVFSILAIAIVLEGMAFRTAYLAFRAQNPGIPLIKAVRGSKDPTVFVILFEDSAALLGLVVACVGIAAAYLLEMPVLDGLASVMIGLILAVTAFLLAVECKGLLIGESANSQSRKMIAEMVAAIPGILKVNEIVTLHHGPQSLMVCVSVDFQDKVTSKQVEAAVSRLESDIRAAIPEVSKVFIEAQNWRSHQELLDQAGDADGNPVAERPA; encoded by the coding sequence ATGTCTCATTCTTCAAAAGGCGCCATTTACATGGCTGCAGCAGCCAATCTGTTGATTGCTGTCGCCAAGTTTGGCGGGGCGGCGATTACCGGCTCAGCCGCGATGATGTCGGAAGGTATTCATTCACTGGTCGATACCGGCAATCAGGGGCTTTTGCTTTTGGGGTTAAAGCTTTCAACCCGCGAGCCCGATGAACACCACCCGCTGGGATATGGCAAGGAAACCTATTTCTGGTCGTTTCTGGTGGCGGTGATGATTTTCGGGCTGGGTGCTGGCGTTTCCATCTGGGAAGGGGTGGACAAGGTCATTCATCCGCATGCGCTTGATGTGCATGTGGTGGCAACGCTTGGCGGGTTTGCGGTTCGGACCTATCACGTTGTGTTTTCGATCCTGGCGATTGCGATTGTGCTTGAGGGCATGGCGTTTCGCACGGCGTATCTGGCCTTTCGGGCACAGAACCCCGGCATCCCGTTGATCAAGGCGGTACGCGGCAGCAAGGATCCGACGGTGTTTGTCATCCTGTTTGAGGATTCAGCAGCGCTTTTGGGGCTTGTTGTCGCCTGTGTCGGGATTGCTGCGGCGTATTTGCTTGAAATGCCGGTACTTGATGGGCTGGCATCGGTGATGATCGGGCTTATTCTGGCGGTGACGGCGTTTTTGTTGGCGGTTGAATGCAAGGGGCTTTTGATCGGTGAGAGTGCCAATAGCCAAAGCCGTAAAATGATTGCCGAGATGGTCGCGGCCATTCCCGGCATCCTTAAGGTCAACGAGATCGTGACCCTGCATCACGGGCCGCAAAGCCTGATGGTCTGTGTCAGTGTCGATTTTCAGGACAAGGTAACCTCAAAGCAGGTTGAAGCCGCCGTCAGTCGCCTTGAAAGCGATATCCGTGCGGCGATCCCGGAAGTCTCCAAGGTGTTTATTGAAGCGCAAAACTGGCGTTCGCATCAGGAACTGCTTGATCAGGCCGGAGATGCTGATGGCAACCCCGTTGCAGAGCGTCCGGCGTGA
- a CDS encoding 2-dehydro-3-deoxygalactonokinase, with protein sequence MTALNQDYGTSLSWIAVDWGTSNLRVWAMDDKANILGSAESPLGMNAIAGDPKLSFEAVLLGLIDGWLPEGVMGLPVMICGMAGAKQGWLEAPYCDVPARPSDLAQGAVKPNVNDPRISVFILPGLCQRGDSDVMRGEETQLVGFMAGHPDFSGWVCLPGTHSKWARIAGGEITAFRTYMSGEVFALLSNNSILKHSVDDTWDDAAFADAVRAARTQPTAFLHSLFGVRAGALVAPAGTSVPPGASVLSGTVIGTEIADVLGLLEPGENIALIGAGKLASLYQAALAVHHHKAALQDGAAITLAGLSQAYGTLISASKEN encoded by the coding sequence GTGACCGCGTTAAATCAGGATTACGGAACGTCTCTGTCATGGATTGCGGTTGATTGGGGGACCTCCAATCTGCGGGTCTGGGCGATGGATGATAAGGCTAACATCCTTGGCAGCGCGGAAAGCCCGCTTGGCATGAATGCGATTGCCGGTGACCCGAAGCTCTCATTTGAAGCTGTTTTGCTCGGGCTGATTGACGGCTGGCTGCCCGAGGGGGTGATGGGCCTGCCTGTGATGATCTGTGGCATGGCCGGGGCAAAGCAAGGCTGGCTTGAAGCGCCTTATTGCGATGTCCCAGCACGGCCTTCGGATCTGGCACAGGGGGCGGTGAAGCCAAATGTGAATGATCCTCGCATTTCCGTCTTTATCCTGCCCGGCCTTTGTCAGCGCGGTGACTCTGACGTCATGCGCGGCGAGGAAACCCAGCTTGTTGGTTTTATGGCAGGACATCCCGACTTTTCCGGTTGGGTCTGTTTGCCCGGCACCCATTCGAAATGGGCGCGGATTGCGGGGGGCGAGATTACAGCCTTTCGCACCTATATGAGCGGCGAGGTGTTTGCGCTGCTGTCAAACAACTCGATCCTGAAACATTCTGTGGATGACACGTGGGACGATGCGGCCTTTGCCGATGCAGTCCGCGCCGCGCGAACGCAGCCGACCGCTTTTCTGCACAGCCTGTTTGGCGTGCGCGCCGGGGCGCTTGTTGCCCCCGCCGGAACATCGGTGCCGCCGGGGGCTTCGGTGCTGTCGGGCACTGTTATCGGTACCGAAATTGCCGATGTCCTGGGGCTTTTGGAGCCAGGCGAAAACATTGCCCTGATCGGGGCGGGCAAGCTGGCCTCGCTATATCAGGCGGCCTTGGCCGTTCATCATCACAAGGCTGCCCTCCAAGACGGGGCGGCGATTACACTTGCGGGCCTGAGTCAGGCCTATGGCACGCTTATTTCAGCATCGAAGGAAAACTGA
- a CDS encoding 2-dehydro-3-deoxy-6-phosphogalactonate aldolase, with product MAPYVAEQITDATTGKTHRRLIAILRGVQPHEAADMARALVDAGITMIEVPLNSPEPLKSIAAMKDAVGDAALIGAGTVLTTDNVADVKAASGEFVVSPNCDIDVIAKTKEVGMGSWPGVLTPTECFAAIKAGADGLKIFPASIIGAEGIKAMRAVLPADMPVYAVGGVGPDDFATYAKAGCDGFGLGSGIYKPGMTASDVSKAAIAYVSAHDAVFG from the coding sequence ATGGCACCCTATGTTGCAGAACAGATTACCGATGCAACGACCGGCAAGACACACCGTCGCCTGATCGCAATTCTGCGTGGCGTGCAGCCCCACGAAGCCGCCGATATGGCGCGCGCACTGGTCGATGCCGGAATCACGATGATCGAGGTGCCGCTCAACTCCCCCGAACCACTTAAAAGCATTGCCGCAATGAAGGATGCTGTTGGTGACGCGGCCCTGATCGGGGCGGGTACGGTCCTGACGACTGATAACGTTGCCGATGTCAAAGCTGCAAGCGGGGAGTTCGTCGTTTCGCCGAACTGCGATATCGACGTGATCGCCAAGACCAAGGAAGTTGGTATGGGTTCCTGGCCGGGTGTTCTGACGCCGACGGAATGCTTTGCCGCGATCAAGGCCGGGGCCGACGGGCTTAAGATCTTCCCGGCCAGCATCATTGGGGCAGAGGGCATCAAGGCCATGCGCGCGGTTCTGCCCGCCGATATGCCGGTCTATGCCGTCGGCGGTGTCGGCCCGGATGATTTTGCCACCTATGCCAAGGCGGGTTGTGATGGCTTTGGGCTTGGATCGGGCATCTATAAACCCGGCATGACAGCCAGTGACGTTTCAAAGGCGGCCATCGCTTATGTTAGCGCGCATGATGCGGTGTTTGGCTAA